One genomic region from Chloroherpetonaceae bacterium encodes:
- the trpA gene encoding tryptophan synthase subunit alpha — MISQDFAQDTRLQRTLKLNQKLLVAYQMPEFPCKDSTIPLLFSLENSGVSIIELGMPHSDPLADGPIIQEAAQLAIQNGVNLPLIFSLLKEARMKGLNVPVILMGYINPVVQYGLVRFFKDAKESGADGFIFPDIPPEESEQILELCKEHSLSLTFLISPVSSNNRISKIDSLSTDFSYCLTVNAVTGSNKLSGTKEGEIKDYLGRVKENSKKKFVAGFGISNRNDLELIFKYADGAVIGSAYLRALKNATSSNSAVEIAESFFKSLKGLVP, encoded by the coding sequence GTGATTTCTCAAGATTTTGCTCAAGATACACGGCTCCAAAGAACCCTAAAATTAAACCAAAAATTACTTGTTGCCTATCAAATGCCAGAATTTCCCTGCAAAGATTCAACAATTCCGTTGCTTTTTTCACTTGAAAATTCTGGTGTTTCAATAATCGAACTTGGGATGCCCCACAGCGATCCTTTAGCAGACGGTCCGATTATTCAAGAAGCGGCTCAATTAGCCATTCAGAACGGAGTGAATCTACCTCTAATATTTTCGCTCTTAAAGGAAGCAAGAATGAAGGGTTTGAATGTACCGGTAATATTAATGGGGTATATTAATCCAGTCGTTCAATACGGGTTAGTACGGTTCTTTAAAGATGCTAAAGAATCCGGAGCAGACGGATTTATTTTCCCTGACATTCCACCGGAAGAATCTGAGCAGATTCTTGAATTATGTAAGGAACATTCTCTTTCCCTTACATTCTTAATTTCACCGGTCAGTTCAAATAATCGGATTTCTAAGATTGATTCGCTTTCTACCGATTTTTCTTACTGCCTCACTGTGAATGCCGTTACAGGCAGCAATAAACTTTCAGGAACAAAAGAAGGTGAGATAAAAGATTATTTGGGTCGGGTCAAAGAAAATTCAAAAAAGAAATTCGTGGCTGGTTTCGGAATTTCAAATCGAAATGATTTAGAGTTGATTTTCAAATATGCCGATGGAGCGGTAATTGGTTCGGCTTATTTGAGGGCACTTAAAAACGCAACAAGTTCAAATTCAGCGGTCGAAATAGCCGAATCCTTCTTTAAATCGCTCAAAGGTCTTGTCCCGTAA
- the ftsY gene encoding signal recognition particle-docking protein FtsY, with translation MGFFDAFKISRLKEGLQKTRENLFGKISRLVKGKTKVDEAFLEDLEQILISADVGVQTTLKIVEAISTRAKKERYMNDTELDAMLRDEIQKMVSASKIEGIPTEFDSALPEKPYVILIVGVNGAGKTTTIGKLAYNYKSAGKKVLIAAADTFRAAATEQLEIWAERAGVPIVSQGQGFDPSAVVFDAVSSAVAKEVDVVLIDTAGRLHNKTHLMEELSKIKRVIKKKLPNSPNEVLLVLDGSTGQNALNQAREFTKAVEVTGLIVTKLDGTAKGGIVIAISNELNIPVKYIGVGEKIEDLQIFDREKFVEALFAEKNI, from the coding sequence ATGGGCTTTTTCGACGCATTTAAAATCTCACGCCTCAAAGAAGGTCTTCAAAAAACAAGAGAAAATCTTTTTGGAAAAATTTCTCGCTTGGTTAAGGGAAAAACGAAAGTCGATGAAGCGTTTCTTGAAGACTTGGAACAGATTTTGATTTCAGCTGATGTTGGGGTACAAACCACTTTGAAAATCGTTGAAGCGATTTCCACTCGTGCAAAAAAGGAGCGGTACATGAATGATACCGAACTCGATGCAATGCTTCGAGATGAAATTCAAAAAATGGTTTCAGCATCCAAAATCGAGGGCATTCCAACCGAATTTGATTCTGCTTTACCCGAGAAGCCTTATGTTATCTTGATTGTAGGGGTCAATGGTGCCGGTAAAACAACTACCATTGGAAAGCTGGCTTACAATTATAAATCAGCTGGGAAAAAAGTTTTGATTGCAGCGGCAGATACATTTCGTGCTGCGGCAACAGAGCAATTAGAAATTTGGGCGGAGCGAGCCGGTGTTCCAATCGTTTCACAGGGGCAAGGTTTCGACCCGAGCGCGGTTGTGTTTGATGCGGTAAGTTCCGCCGTTGCAAAAGAAGTGGATGTGGTATTAATTGATACGGCAGGAAGGCTTCATAACAAAACTCACTTGATGGAAGAGCTTTCGAAAATCAAGCGCGTGATTAAAAAGAAGTTGCCAAATTCCCCGAACGAGGTTCTTTTGGTGCTTGATGGCTCAACAGGTCAAAACGCATTGAATCAAGCGAGAGAATTTACGAAGGCCGTTGAGGTTACTGGGTTAATCGTAACGAAGCTTGATGGCACAGCAAAAGGGGGGATTGTCATTGCAATTTCAAATGAACTTAATATTCCTGTTAAGTATATCGGAGTGGGTGAGAAAATCGAAGACCTGCAGATTTTTGACCGTGAAAAATTCGTCGAAGCGCTTTTTGCTGAGAAAAACATTTAA
- a CDS encoding DMT family protein, producing the protein MPTIAKTILLLTLSNVFMTFAWYAHLKELKSKPWLYAAFVSWGIAFIEYLLQVPANRIGYSELNLSQLKIMQEVISLSVFIPFAMLYMNEPFRTNYIWAGLCLIGAVYFMFSK; encoded by the coding sequence ATGCCAACGATAGCAAAAACGATTCTCCTTCTTACACTTTCAAATGTCTTTATGACTTTCGCTTGGTATGCACATTTGAAAGAATTAAAATCGAAACCGTGGTTATATGCTGCTTTTGTGAGTTGGGGAATAGCTTTTATTGAATACCTGCTCCAAGTACCCGCCAATCGAATCGGATATTCGGAACTTAATCTTTCTCAATTGAAAATCATGCAAGAAGTCATTTCACTTTCCGTATTCATCCCATTTGCAATGCTATATATGAATGAGCCTTTTCGAACCAATTATATTTGGGCGGGGCTCTGTTTAATTGGTGCCGTCTATTTCATGTTCAGCAAATAA
- a CDS encoding efflux RND transporter periplasmic adaptor subunit, with product MTIKLKVKPAQLIPIRFSFPQVFVAFAICVAFASCSQENKTSLQNSASSRGNGGVLQVSARIIEPKTLDNKVVSTGTIIANEEVELRSEINGRVLKIYFKEGGLVQKGQMLLKIDDAELQAQVKRNEFRLELAEDREKRQKKLFADKLISEEEYNLTLNELNVVKADLEILKAQLLKTEIRAPFSGSIGLRYVSEGSFITPSTRIAVLQNIESVKIDFAIPEKYSSIIQKGDEIKFKIAGSEKQYQGSVYAIEPKIESNTRSIQLRAIAANRSQTLFPGAFAEIELTLSQIKNAKMIPAEALVQELQGQKVFVLKSGKAKVRKVKTDIRTETEVQIVEGVEVGDTVFTSGILQMREDLPVSVISFN from the coding sequence ATGACAATAAAGCTAAAAGTCAAACCAGCACAATTGATTCCCATAAGATTCTCTTTTCCTCAGGTATTTGTTGCCTTTGCCATTTGTGTTGCTTTTGCCTCATGCTCTCAAGAAAATAAAACTTCCTTGCAAAATTCTGCTTCTTCACGAGGAAATGGAGGAGTACTTCAGGTTTCAGCACGAATTATAGAACCCAAAACACTTGATAACAAAGTGGTTTCTACCGGAACAATTATCGCCAATGAAGAAGTCGAGTTAAGAAGCGAAATCAACGGACGCGTGCTAAAAATTTACTTTAAAGAAGGCGGTTTGGTACAAAAAGGTCAAATGCTTCTTAAAATTGATGATGCGGAGTTGCAAGCACAAGTAAAACGAAACGAATTCCGCCTCGAACTTGCTGAAGACCGAGAAAAGAGACAAAAAAAACTCTTTGCCGATAAACTGATTTCTGAAGAGGAATACAATCTGACCCTCAATGAACTCAATGTTGTTAAAGCAGATCTTGAAATCTTGAAAGCGCAGCTGTTAAAGACAGAGATTCGTGCGCCGTTTAGCGGATCAATTGGTCTGAGATATGTAAGTGAAGGAAGTTTCATTACGCCTTCTACGAGAATTGCAGTACTTCAAAATATTGAATCAGTTAAAATTGATTTTGCAATTCCTGAAAAATATTCTTCCATCATTCAGAAAGGGGATGAAATTAAATTCAAAATTGCCGGAAGTGAAAAGCAATATCAAGGTTCTGTCTATGCAATCGAACCAAAAATTGAATCCAATACACGCTCAATTCAACTGCGAGCAATTGCCGCGAATCGAAGTCAAACCTTATTCCCCGGCGCTTTTGCGGAGATAGAACTCACGCTCTCACAAATTAAAAACGCCAAAATGATTCCCGCTGAAGCGCTCGTTCAAGAGTTGCAAGGGCAAAAGGTTTTTGTGCTAAAAAGCGGCAAAGCAAAAGTTCGAAAGGTTAAAACCGACATTCGGACAGAAACCGAAGTACAAATTGTGGAAGGTGTAGAAGTTGGAGATACTGTGTTCACCTCAGGGATTTTGCAAATGAGAGAAGATTTACCTGTATCCGTTATATCGTTCAACTAA
- the thrC gene encoding threonine synthase, translated as MRFYSTHLKAPIVGFKDAVLNGLAPDGGLYVPEQIKRIDNELLKVLPHLNLPEIASELFYHLLAPEFTKQELAHIAQKAFNFPVPLRALSETLNILELFHGETLAFKDFGARFLAEIIQKILPQITKEVLILVATSGDTGSAVANAFYQKEGIKVVLLFPKGKVSELQEAQLTSLGENITPIQIEGTFDDCQAMVKRAFTDRDLRESFFLSSANSINIARLLPQTVYYFAAVGEIMKRATWQSQPIAFTVPSGNFGNLTAGLIARKLGLPIERFISASNDNRIVPAFFETEIFSPKPTIQTLSNAMDVGNPSNFDRIISLEEKKGFALLNVWERKQVLIKLKEYLSAFSVTERDTKNAMKILFEKYQYIACPHTAVGFSAYLREMLNNNLDSNQVILSTAHPAKFKATVEEVLGINIELPNRLKEAIEKRKPPIQLQNEFEELKRFLLDKST; from the coding sequence ATGCGTTTTTACAGTACTCATCTTAAAGCACCTATTGTTGGATTTAAGGATGCAGTATTAAATGGATTAGCACCGGACGGCGGTCTTTATGTCCCTGAACAAATTAAGCGAATTGATAATGAATTATTAAAAGTACTGCCTCACCTTAATTTGCCCGAAATTGCATCTGAATTGTTTTATCATTTGCTCGCCCCCGAGTTTACAAAGCAAGAGCTTGCACACATCGCGCAAAAAGCATTTAACTTTCCTGTCCCTTTAAGGGCACTTTCCGAAACCCTTAATATTTTAGAGCTTTTTCACGGAGAAACTTTAGCATTCAAAGATTTTGGCGCTCGATTTCTTGCTGAAATAATTCAAAAGATTTTGCCTCAAATAACTAAAGAAGTTTTGATTTTAGTTGCAACCTCAGGCGATACGGGGAGTGCTGTTGCAAACGCTTTTTATCAAAAGGAAGGAATAAAAGTTGTACTTCTCTTTCCAAAAGGAAAGGTGAGTGAACTTCAGGAGGCTCAATTAACTTCCTTAGGTGAAAATATTACTCCCATTCAAATAGAGGGCACTTTTGACGATTGTCAAGCAATGGTAAAGAGGGCCTTTACAGATCGTGACTTGCGAGAGTCATTTTTTCTTTCGTCAGCCAATTCGATAAACATTGCCCGGCTTCTTCCACAAACTGTCTATTATTTTGCAGCAGTAGGGGAAATAATGAAGAGAGCGACTTGGCAATCGCAGCCGATAGCGTTTACTGTACCAAGCGGAAATTTTGGGAATTTAACCGCAGGGCTTATTGCTCGAAAGCTTGGTTTACCAATAGAGCGGTTTATTTCAGCGTCAAACGATAACCGGATAGTCCCAGCATTTTTTGAAACAGAAATTTTTTCACCTAAACCGACCATTCAAACCCTCTCAAACGCAATGGATGTTGGAAATCCCTCCAATTTTGATCGGATTATTTCGCTTGAAGAAAAAAAGGGGTTTGCACTCTTAAATGTATGGGAAAGAAAACAGGTGCTTATCAAACTAAAGGAATATCTTTCTGCCTTTTCTGTGACAGAACGAGATACTAAAAATGCAATGAAAATTTTGTTTGAAAAGTATCAATACATTGCTTGTCCCCATACGGCTGTGGGTTTTAGTGCCTATTTAAGGGAAATGTTGAATAATAATCTAGATTCAAATCAGGTTATTTTATCCACAGCCCATCCAGCTAAATTTAAAGCAACCGTTGAAGAGGTGTTAGGGATTAATATTGAACTTCCAAATCGCTTAAAGGAAGCAATCGAAAAAAGAAAGCCTCCGATTCAATTACAAAATGAGTTTGAGGAGCTTAAGAGGTTTCTGCTTGATAAAAGTACTTGA
- a CDS encoding homoserine kinase, producing MKHQVSVFAPATVANVACGFDVFGFALNHPGDVVELSSSDSGQLEIIEITGDSGLLSRDPKINTAGVAVLALLDYLGQKRGFTMKLHKQMPLGSGLGSSAASAAAGVFAANYLLGSPLTTKELLAFAIEGERIACGAAHADNVAPALLGGFTLIRSYTPLDVIQIPVPDFLYATVIHPHIQIQTKDARSILRRMIPLSDAIVQWGNVGGVVAGFFMNDLNLISRSLQDQIVEPMRAILIPKFYEVKAAAMQAGALGCSISGSGPSLFALSSSKEVAEKVAHEMCKVFIHIQIGCDSYISSINQTGPKILSAK from the coding sequence GTGAAGCACCAAGTTTCAGTTTTTGCACCGGCAACTGTAGCCAATGTCGCATGTGGGTTTGATGTTTTTGGCTTTGCCTTAAATCACCCCGGCGATGTCGTGGAATTAAGTTCTTCCGATTCAGGTCAATTGGAAATTATTGAAATTACGGGTGATAGCGGTTTGCTCTCTAGAGATCCTAAAATTAATACAGCGGGCGTGGCGGTTTTGGCATTACTGGATTATTTAGGACAAAAGCGAGGGTTCACGATGAAACTTCATAAGCAAATGCCGCTTGGAAGTGGATTAGGATCAAGCGCTGCAAGTGCGGCGGCCGGGGTTTTCGCAGCGAATTACCTTCTAGGTTCTCCTTTAACGACAAAAGAACTCCTTGCATTTGCAATCGAAGGTGAAAGAATTGCTTGTGGTGCTGCACATGCCGATAATGTTGCTCCTGCGTTGCTTGGAGGATTTACACTAATTCGCAGTTACACACCGCTTGATGTAATTCAAATTCCGGTTCCGGATTTTCTTTATGCTACGGTGATTCATCCTCATATTCAAATTCAAACCAAAGACGCACGAAGTATTCTAAGGAGAATGATACCACTTTCTGATGCCATTGTCCAATGGGGAAATGTCGGAGGCGTAGTCGCAGGTTTTTTTATGAATGATCTGAATTTGATTTCACGGTCACTTCAAGATCAAATAGTTGAACCAATGAGAGCGATATTAATACCAAAGTTTTATGAAGTAAAGGCCGCAGCAATGCAGGCCGGTGCCTTGGGTTGCAGTATTTCCGGCTCAGGACCATCTCTCTTTGCGTTATCAAGTTCGAAAGAAGTTGCCGAAAAAGTTGCACATGAAATGTGTAAAGTGTTTATTCATATTCAGATTGGGTGTGATAGCTACATTTCTTCAATCAATCAAACCGGTCCGAAAATTCTTTCGGCCAAATAA
- a CDS encoding tetratricopeptide repeat protein → MGVISTHTSILYKEDYDRIIEFRQKVDVSPLEVFEETKRLLENLTLQRNGQPPIHFSETEQSKSKESKIGDKSNPLLESELDALTNAFLHSTVRTTDDDEIESDLVEEREVISEIRCKYLLLNGIAAYGLSRYKESISALQESMALAEELHSEIWEICSFLARSYDRLGDYSRALDYLHQAYETLKDGRSQNSLGIISSQIGTVFLHQGDFTTAIAHYLEALQLFEAEKNLNELAKIHNNIGVLYRKSANLELALRYFERSIELHHQSGDIRGNSYPLYHLGLIHQQLNQNDVAVDFFNEGLKLAIKSTDRYILCSLYEGLGKSAEIAGAFDTAIEHYQHSLSIAEEIGSKESIYEAHRHLSECYKSLKMFELALFHFEAFHRAEEEVFSLQSNERISKLRVLFEVESKERESEIYRNKNHELAALNEKLESANKIKSELLSLAAHDLKNPLQSISGFADLMIEKNEEASENSLMAGAIRRNAAKMLKIISDLLQMSYAESGQLILAKTLLDLSEVAFEVVQENRVIASRKNQNIFFQGSLECITLADELRVREIFDNLLSNAIKYSQPEKNVWCKVERRTLDELMEFTSFREWAIPKKQVNDWILFSVRDEGLGFTKEEEVKLYGKFQKLSAQPTGGETSTGLGLSIVKKFAELHEGTVWAFSAGKETGSTFTVAFPLIVPQKKE, encoded by the coding sequence ATGGGCGTTATTTCAACGCACACTTCAATTTTATATAAAGAGGACTACGACCGCATCATTGAGTTTCGTCAGAAAGTTGATGTGTCTCCACTTGAAGTGTTTGAAGAAACCAAACGTTTGTTGGAAAATCTCACCCTTCAGAGAAATGGTCAACCGCCCATACATTTTTCTGAAACAGAACAGAGTAAATCGAAGGAAAGCAAGATCGGTGATAAATCAAATCCTCTCCTCGAATCGGAACTAGACGCTCTTACAAATGCCTTTTTACATTCAACCGTTAGAACGACGGATGATGATGAAATAGAATCTGATTTAGTCGAAGAAAGAGAAGTTATTTCTGAAATTCGCTGCAAATATCTACTTCTAAACGGAATTGCAGCTTATGGACTTTCACGATACAAAGAGTCTATTTCAGCACTGCAAGAATCGATGGCATTGGCAGAAGAATTACATTCTGAAATTTGGGAGATTTGTTCGTTCCTCGCGCGTTCGTACGATAGATTAGGCGACTATTCGCGAGCCCTTGATTACTTGCACCAAGCGTATGAAACCCTCAAAGACGGAAGATCTCAGAATTCACTGGGAATTATTTCTTCTCAAATCGGGACGGTTTTTTTGCATCAAGGCGATTTCACCACCGCTATAGCACACTATCTCGAAGCGCTTCAACTTTTTGAAGCAGAAAAAAACCTGAACGAGTTAGCTAAAATTCACAATAACATCGGTGTTCTCTATCGAAAAAGTGCCAATTTGGAATTGGCTCTTCGATACTTTGAGCGAAGCATAGAGCTGCATCATCAATCCGGCGACATTCGTGGAAATTCATACCCGCTCTATCACTTGGGGTTAATTCATCAACAGTTAAATCAAAATGATGTCGCTGTTGATTTTTTTAATGAAGGTCTTAAACTCGCGATAAAATCAACAGATCGATATATTCTTTGCTCGCTTTATGAGGGGCTTGGAAAAAGCGCGGAAATTGCCGGAGCATTTGATACAGCCATAGAACATTATCAACACAGTTTAAGTATTGCTGAGGAAATTGGCTCTAAAGAAAGTATTTACGAGGCTCATCGGCATCTTTCAGAATGTTATAAATCTTTGAAGATGTTTGAGTTGGCACTCTTTCATTTTGAAGCATTTCATCGAGCTGAGGAAGAGGTTTTTAGTTTACAATCCAATGAAAGGATTTCAAAATTGCGGGTATTGTTCGAGGTTGAATCGAAAGAGCGTGAGTCTGAAATATACCGAAACAAAAATCACGAACTCGCGGCCTTAAACGAAAAACTTGAAAGTGCCAATAAAATTAAATCAGAACTGCTTTCGTTAGCTGCGCATGATCTAAAAAATCCCCTTCAATCCATAAGCGGCTTTGCAGATTTAATGATTGAAAAGAATGAGGAAGCGAGCGAGAATTCCTTAATGGCCGGGGCAATTCGCCGAAATGCAGCTAAGATGCTGAAGATAATTAGCGACCTCTTGCAGATGTCTTATGCTGAATCGGGACAACTAATCCTCGCAAAAACATTACTCGATCTCTCTGAGGTTGCCTTTGAAGTGGTTCAAGAAAATCGTGTAATTGCTTCTCGAAAAAATCAGAATATTTTTTTTCAGGGCTCACTGGAGTGCATTACACTTGCCGATGAATTAAGGGTTCGAGAAATATTTGATAATCTTTTATCAAATGCCATTAAGTATTCTCAGCCCGAAAAAAATGTGTGGTGTAAGGTGGAGCGAAGGACTTTGGATGAGCTAATGGAATTTACAAGCTTTAGAGAATGGGCGATACCAAAGAAGCAAGTCAATGATTGGATTCTGTTTTCTGTTCGCGATGAAGGTCTCGGATTTACAAAGGAAGAAGAAGTAAAACTTTACGGCAAATTTCAGAAACTTTCCGCACAGCCTACAGGTGGAGAAACTTCAACCGGGCTTGGGCTGTCAATTGTCAAAAAGTTTGCCGAATTGCACGAAGGAACCGTTTGGGCTTTTTCTGCAGGAAAGGAAACGGGGTCAACATTTACGGTTGCGTTTCCTTTGATTGTGCCTCAAAAGAAAGAATAA
- a CDS encoding cold shock domain-containing protein, with the protein MAHKSSVKWFDGKKGYGFIVNPNGGEDIFVHYSAIKSDKKYKLLDQGAPVEFDLITTDKGLQAHNVIQETSLDAVVEPSNVTA; encoded by the coding sequence ATGGCACACAAGAGTTCAGTAAAATGGTTTGACGGGAAAAAGGGCTATGGATTTATCGTCAATCCTAATGGCGGAGAAGATATTTTTGTACATTATTCAGCCATTAAGTCCGATAAAAAATATAAGTTGCTCGATCAAGGTGCGCCTGTTGAGTTTGACTTAATTACGACGGACAAAGGGTTACAAGCCCATAATGTTATCCAAGAAACATCGCTTGATGCAGTTGTAGAGCCAAGTAATGTAACTGCGTAA
- a CDS encoding phosphoglucomutase/phosphomannomutase family protein, with the protein MQIKFGTDGWRAIIAKEYTFENLKIATLATARYFLKHPNLKNGVAVGYDTRFMSKSFAHFVADILTSQGIKVFLSNRFLPTPAVSLFVKQKSLAGGVMITASHNPANYNGFKVKAEYGGSAHPETIAEIENNIPLVNPKEEIKVNADLLEVSDLRQFYKDYLTSELNLTSIEKSGYRIGHHAMYGAGQGIVSELLPKLAVHNFHSTEDPTFGGINPEPLPKNTEGFRNYLLEQKLNVGIINDGDADRIGMMDEKGNFIDSHKIFAVILKYLVEVKKISGEVARTYALTQVINKICEKHRLICHNLPIGFKHVGKMMTTNNILMGGEESGGIGITSHLPERDGVYIGLLVLEIMAERKKLLSELVDELYAEYGFFTYDRIDAHLTEEEKQRAILKASSGSFNSIEDMKVTKFENLDGYKYFFEGGWLLIRPSGTEPVLRLYCEAISEDHVQKALRFAVNLSQ; encoded by the coding sequence ATGCAAATCAAATTTGGAACTGATGGCTGGCGTGCCATCATCGCAAAAGAATACACCTTTGAGAATCTCAAGATTGCAACCCTTGCCACAGCCCGCTATTTTCTTAAACATCCTAATCTTAAAAATGGGGTTGCAGTTGGATATGATACGCGCTTTATGTCAAAATCATTTGCGCATTTTGTAGCAGATATTCTAACTTCTCAAGGGATTAAGGTTTTTTTATCGAATCGATTTCTTCCAACACCAGCCGTCTCGCTTTTTGTAAAACAGAAATCTCTTGCGGGCGGAGTCATGATAACGGCTTCTCATAATCCAGCAAATTATAATGGGTTTAAGGTTAAGGCCGAATACGGAGGCTCAGCACACCCGGAAACGATAGCGGAAATCGAAAACAATATTCCATTGGTTAACCCCAAAGAAGAAATCAAGGTTAACGCCGATCTTCTTGAAGTTTCAGACCTTCGCCAGTTTTATAAAGATTATCTCACTTCTGAACTTAATCTCACCTCGATCGAAAAATCGGGCTATCGCATAGGACATCATGCAATGTATGGTGCGGGTCAGGGAATCGTTTCTGAATTATTGCCAAAGTTAGCTGTTCACAACTTTCACTCTACTGAAGACCCAACATTCGGAGGCATAAATCCAGAACCATTACCCAAAAATACCGAAGGCTTTCGCAATTATTTACTTGAACAGAAGCTGAATGTCGGGATCATCAACGATGGCGACGCCGATCGAATTGGAATGATGGACGAAAAGGGAAACTTTATCGATTCACACAAAATTTTTGCTGTTATTCTTAAATACTTGGTTGAAGTTAAAAAAATCAGCGGCGAGGTGGCACGAACATATGCCCTTACACAAGTCATTAACAAGATTTGTGAGAAGCATCGCCTAATCTGTCATAATCTTCCAATTGGGTTTAAGCATGTTGGGAAAATGATGACGACGAACAACATTTTGATGGGTGGCGAAGAATCCGGAGGGATTGGAATTACTTCACATTTACCTGAGCGTGATGGCGTTTATATCGGCTTATTGGTTTTGGAGATTATGGCTGAGAGAAAAAAGTTGCTCTCTGAACTTGTTGACGAACTCTATGCCGAGTATGGATTTTTTACTTACGATCGTATCGATGCTCATTTAACAGAAGAAGAAAAACAGCGAGCGATTTTGAAAGCTTCATCCGGCAGTTTTAATAGCATTGAGGATATGAAGGTCACGAAATTTGAAAATCTTGACGGATATAAATATTTCTTTGAAGGAGGATGGTTATTGATTCGGCCGTCTGGAACTGAACCTGTCCTTCGTCTATACTGTGAGGCAATATCAGAAGACCACGTGCAAAAAGCACTTCGTTTTGCGGTTAACCTTTCTCAATAA
- the sucD gene encoding succinate--CoA ligase subunit alpha, producing the protein MSILVDKNTRLVVQGITGGEGTFHTSQMLEYGTNVVAGVTPGKGGMQYEGNEKDKFIRPVSIFNSVSDAVHKEKANTSIIFVPASFASDAIMESAAAGIKVIICITEGIPIADMMRAFAYVQETGAVLIGPNCPGVMTPKQAKVGIMPGMIFSEGKIGVISRSGTLTYEAVAQLTKLGLGQSTAVGIGGDPIIGTKFIDAVKMFAKDPDTEGLVMIGEIGGSAEEEAAAYIKKSFKKPVVGFIAGKTAPPGRRMGHAGAIVSGGKGTADEKFAAMKRAGIHVVENPADIGATMLKALGR; encoded by the coding sequence ATGAGTATTTTAGTTGATAAAAACACCCGGCTTGTAGTACAAGGAATTACCGGCGGAGAAGGTACATTTCATACCTCCCAAATGCTTGAATACGGAACGAATGTCGTTGCAGGTGTTACTCCCGGCAAAGGCGGCATGCAATACGAGGGTAACGAAAAAGACAAATTTATTCGACCGGTTTCGATTTTTAATTCCGTCAGCGATGCAGTTCACAAAGAAAAAGCCAATACCTCCATCATTTTTGTTCCTGCTTCTTTTGCCTCTGATGCCATTATGGAATCAGCTGCTGCAGGAATTAAAGTCATTATTTGCATTACGGAAGGAATCCCGATTGCCGATATGATGCGAGCATTTGCTTATGTTCAAGAAACTGGTGCGGTGCTAATCGGGCCAAATTGTCCGGGAGTTATGACCCCAAAACAAGCTAAAGTTGGAATTATGCCCGGTATGATTTTTTCGGAAGGGAAAATAGGCGTTATCTCAAGAAGTGGGACATTAACTTATGAAGCGGTTGCGCAATTAACCAAACTTGGATTGGGACAATCAACTGCTGTGGGTATCGGCGGCGACCCGATTATCGGTACCAAATTCATCGATGCCGTAAAAATGTTTGCGAAAGACCCCGATACTGAAGGCCTTGTTATGATAGGCGAAATCGGTGGAAGTGCCGAAGAGGAAGCCGCTGCTTATATCAAGAAGAGTTTCAAAAAGCCGGTTGTGGGCTTTATCGCAGGTAAAACAGCACCGCCCGGAAGAAGAATGGGTCATGCAGGAGCGATTGTTTCAGGAGGAAAGGGTACCGCAGACGAAAAATTCGCTGCAATGAAACGCGCAGGCATTCATGTTGTTGAAAACCCGGCCGATATTGGCGCAACGATGTTAAAAGCGCTTGGCAGATAA